One window from the genome of Pedobacter schmidteae encodes:
- a CDS encoding sugar phosphate isomerase/epimerase, with protein MTTIKGPGVFLAQFIGDEAPFNSLDAICQWAAGLGFKGIQMPTLDARFIDLQKAAESKTYADELKGKVQSYGLEITELSTHLQGQLVAVNPAYDLAFDAFAPEAYKNNPKARTEWAVQQLKYAAKASQNLGLNAHATFSGSLLWHMFHPWPQRPEGLVEAGFTELAKRWTPILNEFDNCGVDVCYEIHPGEDLFDGITYEMFLEKVNNHPRACLLYDPSHFVLQQLDYIQYIDFYHERIKAFHVKDSEFNPTGRQGTFGGYQSWANRAGRYRSPGDGQVDFKTIFSKLAQYDYTGWAVMEWECCIKDAQVGAKEGAEFITKNIIKVTDRAFDDFAASGGNDDFNNKILGLNQ; from the coding sequence ATGACAACAATTAAAGGACCCGGAGTTTTTTTAGCCCAGTTTATTGGAGATGAAGCCCCTTTTAATTCACTGGATGCCATTTGCCAGTGGGCAGCAGGGCTCGGATTTAAAGGCATACAGATGCCTACGCTTGATGCACGCTTTATTGATTTGCAAAAAGCTGCCGAAAGCAAAACTTATGCGGATGAGCTGAAAGGTAAAGTACAATCGTACGGATTGGAAATTACCGAGCTATCCACTCACTTACAAGGTCAACTGGTGGCGGTAAACCCTGCTTACGATTTGGCGTTTGACGCATTTGCACCTGAAGCCTATAAAAATAATCCAAAGGCCAGAACAGAATGGGCAGTGCAGCAGCTGAAGTATGCAGCAAAAGCTTCGCAAAACCTGGGCTTAAATGCACATGCTACTTTTAGCGGCTCGCTGCTGTGGCATATGTTCCATCCCTGGCCACAGCGTCCTGAAGGGCTGGTAGAGGCCGGTTTTACAGAACTAGCCAAAAGGTGGACGCCCATCCTGAACGAATTTGACAATTGTGGTGTGGACGTTTGTTATGAAATACATCCCGGCGAGGATTTATTTGACGGCATCACTTACGAGATGTTCCTGGAAAAGGTGAACAATCACCCCCGTGCCTGCTTACTGTATGATCCTTCTCATTTTGTACTGCAGCAGCTGGACTATATCCAATATATCGATTTCTACCATGAGCGCATTAAGGCTTTCCATGTAAAAGACTCGGAGTTTAATCCTACAGGCCGCCAGGGAACTTTTGGCGGGTACCAAAGCTGGGCCAACCGTGCCGGGAGGTACCGTTCGCCCGGAGATGGACAAGTAGATTTTAAAACCATTTTTAGTAAACTGGCCCAGTACGACTATACCGGGTGGGCGGTAATGGAATGGGAATGCTGCATTAAAGATGCACAGGTTGGTGCAAAAGAAGGTGCAGAATTTATCACAAAAAATATTATTAAAGTAACAGACAGGGCTTTTGATGATTTCGCCGCTTCCGGAGGAAATGATGATTTCAACAATAAAATACTCGGTCTAAATCAATAA
- a CDS encoding Gfo/Idh/MocA family protein, with product MKRKLRMGMVGGGKDAFIGAVHRIAANIDGQIELCCGALSIHPEVARESGKILFLPENRTYLNYEEMITQESKLPADQRIDFVTIVTPNFAHFAPAMMALDHGFNVVIEKPIALSLEEAKQLQQKVQETGLTLCLTHTYSGYPMVKQARQMVKEGKLGTIRKIMVEYPQGWLSTLTEREGNAQAAWRTDPSKSGKSGCMGDIGTHAAQLAEYISGLKISKLCADLNVVVPGRALDDDGNVLLRFDNGANGVLVASQIAAGEENALKIKVYGEKGGLEWHQMEPNTLLVKWLNEPTQVYRVGQGYMSDIAKHNTRVPGGHPEGYLEAFANIYRNFALTLGAKLEGTTPTEAMLDFPKVEDGVRGMAFIDSVVASSQSDQKWFDFKI from the coding sequence ATGAAAAGAAAACTTAGAATGGGCATGGTTGGCGGTGGTAAAGATGCATTCATCGGCGCCGTTCATCGCATTGCCGCAAATATTGACGGACAAATAGAACTTTGTTGCGGAGCATTGAGCATTCATCCCGAAGTAGCCCGGGAATCGGGAAAGATACTGTTCCTTCCTGAAAACAGGACCTACTTAAATTATGAAGAAATGATTACGCAGGAAAGTAAATTACCTGCCGATCAACGTATAGATTTTGTCACCATTGTAACGCCTAACTTTGCCCATTTTGCTCCGGCAATGATGGCATTGGATCATGGCTTTAATGTGGTGATTGAGAAGCCAATTGCTTTATCACTGGAGGAGGCCAAACAACTGCAACAAAAAGTACAGGAAACCGGCTTGACCTTATGCTTAACCCACACCTATTCTGGCTATCCTATGGTAAAACAAGCCAGGCAAATGGTAAAAGAAGGTAAATTAGGTACCATCAGAAAAATAATGGTCGAATATCCTCAGGGCTGGTTAAGTACCCTTACGGAAAGAGAAGGCAATGCACAGGCTGCATGGCGAACTGATCCTTCAAAAAGTGGTAAGAGTGGCTGTATGGGCGACATCGGCACGCATGCTGCACAGCTAGCAGAATACATTTCGGGCCTAAAAATCAGTAAACTTTGCGCTGATCTGAACGTAGTAGTTCCGGGAAGGGCATTGGATGATGACGGAAATGTATTGCTGAGATTTGACAATGGTGCTAATGGTGTTTTAGTGGCCTCGCAAATTGCGGCCGGAGAAGAGAATGCATTAAAAATAAAAGTTTACGGCGAAAAAGGTGGTCTGGAATGGCATCAGATGGAGCCAAACACGCTACTGGTCAAATGGCTAAATGAGCCTACACAGGTTTATCGTGTGGGACAGGGTTACATGTCTGACATCGCCAAACACAATACCCGCGTTCCGGGTGGGCATCCTGAAGGATACCTGGAAGCTTTTGCCAATATTTACAGAAACTTCGCATTAACATTGGGTGCCAAGCTGGAAGGCACTACACCTACTGAGGCGATGCTTGATTTTCCGAAAGTTGAGGATGGCGTAAGAGGAATGGCTTTTATTGATAGTGTAGTGGCCTCGAGCCAGTCGGATCAGAAATGGTTTGATTTTAAAATATAA
- a CDS encoding GMC oxidoreductase, with translation MSNLNVKATAQNTYDAIVVGSGISGGWAAKELTEKGLKVLLLERGRNVEHIKDYTTAMKKPWEFEHRGWLTEEEKASHPVQKRDYPYQEFNESFWVNDLDCPYTEVKRFDWYRGFHVGGKSLMWGRQSYRLSDLNFEENAKDGHGVDWPIRYKDIAPWYDYVEKFAGISGQVENYPHFPDGQFLPPMEMNCVEKEVKKRIEAKWNKSRIMTIGRTANLTVEHGGRGKCQYRNLCSRGCPFGAYFSTQSSTLPAAVATGNLTLRPFSLVNTIIYDKETQKAKGVVVIDSETKETTEYYAKIVFVNGSTLGSTFLLLNSVSAEHPNGLGNGSGQLGHNLMDHHFRCGASGRIEGFDDKYTYGRRANGIYIPRYRNVGSDKRDYVRGFGFQGGGSRGNWHADVAEMAFGGEFKDQMTVPGAWSMGLGGFGESLPYFENKVYIDKNKKDKWGQPVLAIDCEFKDNERKMRVDMMNDAAEMLEAAGAKDVKTFDNGSAPGMAIHEMGTARMGHDPKTSVLNKWNQMHEVKNVFVTDGSCMASAACQNPSLTYMALTARACDFAFSELKKGNL, from the coding sequence ATGAGCAATTTAAATGTTAAAGCAACAGCGCAGAACACTTATGATGCGATTGTTGTAGGCTCCGGAATTAGCGGTGGCTGGGCAGCAAAAGAATTAACGGAAAAAGGTTTAAAAGTTTTACTCCTGGAAAGAGGCAGAAACGTTGAACATATAAAAGATTATACTACGGCCATGAAAAAGCCCTGGGAGTTTGAACACAGGGGCTGGCTTACTGAAGAAGAGAAAGCATCACACCCTGTGCAAAAAAGGGACTATCCTTACCAGGAATTTAATGAAAGCTTTTGGGTAAACGATTTAGATTGCCCTTATACCGAGGTTAAGCGGTTTGATTGGTACCGGGGCTTTCATGTAGGCGGAAAATCGCTCATGTGGGGCCGTCAAAGCTATCGCTTAAGCGACCTGAATTTTGAAGAGAACGCTAAAGATGGGCACGGGGTAGACTGGCCTATCCGGTATAAAGATATTGCACCATGGTATGATTATGTAGAGAAATTTGCAGGGATCAGCGGACAGGTGGAAAATTACCCGCACTTCCCCGACGGACAGTTTCTTCCGCCGATGGAAATGAACTGCGTAGAAAAAGAGGTTAAAAAACGTATTGAAGCCAAGTGGAACAAATCGAGGATCATGACCATTGGCCGTACTGCAAATTTAACTGTAGAGCATGGTGGTCGTGGCAAATGCCAATACCGCAACCTTTGCAGCAGGGGTTGTCCTTTTGGCGCCTATTTCAGTACACAGTCCTCTACCCTGCCTGCAGCGGTGGCTACCGGCAATTTGACATTGCGCCCTTTCTCTTTAGTCAATACCATTATTTATGATAAAGAAACACAAAAGGCAAAAGGCGTAGTAGTAATTGATTCGGAAACTAAGGAAACTACCGAATACTATGCAAAAATTGTTTTTGTAAATGGCTCTACACTGGGTTCAACCTTTTTGCTGCTCAACTCTGTCTCGGCCGAACATCCTAATGGTTTGGGTAATGGCAGCGGACAGCTTGGTCATAACCTCATGGATCACCATTTCCGTTGTGGCGCTTCAGGGCGTATTGAAGGCTTTGATGATAAATACACTTATGGCCGACGGGCAAACGGCATATATATACCAAGATACCGGAATGTAGGCAGTGATAAACGCGACTACGTAAGGGGTTTCGGTTTTCAGGGTGGCGGAAGCAGAGGCAACTGGCATGCTGATGTTGCTGAAATGGCTTTTGGTGGAGAATTTAAAGACCAGATGACTGTACCAGGAGCCTGGTCGATGGGCTTAGGCGGATTTGGAGAATCGCTTCCATACTTCGAGAACAAAGTTTATATCGATAAAAACAAGAAAGACAAATGGGGACAACCTGTATTGGCTATCGATTGTGAGTTTAAAGATAACGAGCGTAAAATGCGTGTCGACATGATGAACGATGCTGCGGAGATGTTGGAAGCAGCAGGTGCCAAAGATGTAAAAACATTTGACAATGGTTCGGCCCCGGGTATGGCTATTCATGAAATGGGTACTGCCCGAATGGGACATGACCCTAAAACATCTGTCTTAAACAAGTGGAACCAGATGCACGAAGTAAAAAATGTTTTTGTAACCGATGGTTCCTGCATGGCTTCGGCCGCATGCCAGAACCCGTCATTAACGTATATGGCGCTAACTGCCAGAGCTTGTGACTTTGCTTTTAGTGAATTAAAAAAAGGTAACCTCTAA
- a CDS encoding gluconate 2-dehydrogenase subunit 3 family protein yields MNRREAVKSVAFLMGGALSATTIGVFLEGCNSAPNKAKGSLFTDDQQKLITEVADIIIPTTGTPGAKAAGVGPFISMMIKDCYPDEAQKAFVKGLDDLEKQAKEEYKKSFLEITVAQRQELIGKLRDATVAATKAEKEQLDQQEQAKSKTENAGNLSILPKDKPKMEPRFFAIIRDLTLLGYFTSEIGATQAYAYVEIPGRYDGCVDLKPGQKVWA; encoded by the coding sequence ATGAACAGAAGAGAAGCGGTAAAAAGTGTTGCCTTTTTAATGGGCGGCGCACTATCGGCAACTACAATTGGCGTATTTCTGGAAGGCTGCAACTCGGCACCCAACAAAGCGAAAGGCAGTTTATTTACCGACGATCAGCAAAAGCTGATTACGGAAGTTGCAGATATCATTATTCCAACAACGGGTACGCCAGGCGCAAAAGCAGCAGGTGTTGGGCCTTTCATTTCCATGATGATAAAAGATTGTTATCCGGATGAGGCACAAAAGGCTTTTGTAAAAGGGCTGGACGATTTGGAAAAGCAAGCAAAAGAAGAGTACAAGAAAAGTTTTCTGGAAATTACGGTAGCACAACGCCAGGAATTGATTGGTAAACTAAGGGACGCTACAGTTGCGGCCACAAAAGCCGAAAAAGAGCAGCTTGACCAACAGGAACAGGCTAAATCGAAAACCGAGAACGCAGGGAACCTGTCTATCTTACCCAAAGACAAGCCAAAAATGGAACCACGCTTCTTCGCTATCATCAGAGATCTGACCTTACTGGGTTATTTCACTTCCGAAATCGGAGCAACCCAAGCTTATGCATATGTTGAAATCCCGGGCCGTTATGATGGCTGCGTAGATTTGAAACCAGGTCAGAAAGTTTGGGCATAA
- a CDS encoding NAD-dependent epimerase/dehydratase family protein — MIEKILVLGSNGQIGTELVTALRKTYGESNVIACDIRRPDYDIKNSGPFEFVNVLEKDTLNDIFQKYKPTQVYLLAALLSATGEQNPKLAWDLNMNGLLNILELAIAYKTAKVYWPSSIAVFGPNSPKDLTPQFSVMDPNTVYGISKLAGERWCEYYFQKYGLDVRSIRYPGLISWKAAPGGGTTDYAIHIFHDALIKGSYASFLNAETELPMMYMEDAIRGTIELMDAEASKISIRSSYNFTGVSFTPEILAAEIRKHIPEFTLTYTENDPRQHIANGWPRSIDDSYATKDWGWKPEFDLAKLTTDMLKNLKK, encoded by the coding sequence ATGATTGAAAAAATATTAGTATTAGGTTCTAATGGCCAGATTGGCACCGAACTGGTTACTGCTTTACGTAAAACCTATGGCGAGAGCAATGTCATTGCCTGCGATATCCGTCGCCCTGATTATGACATTAAAAACTCCGGACCTTTTGAGTTTGTAAATGTGCTGGAAAAAGACACGTTAAACGACATCTTTCAAAAATATAAACCTACACAGGTATACTTACTGGCTGCATTGTTGTCGGCCACGGGCGAACAAAACCCTAAGCTGGCATGGGATTTAAATATGAACGGTTTATTGAATATCTTAGAGCTGGCCATTGCTTATAAAACAGCTAAAGTTTACTGGCCAAGTTCTATTGCGGTATTCGGACCAAATTCACCTAAAGACCTTACTCCACAATTTAGTGTTATGGACCCAAATACCGTGTATGGGATAAGTAAACTAGCGGGCGAACGTTGGTGTGAGTATTATTTCCAGAAGTATGGTTTAGATGTGCGTAGCATCCGTTATCCTGGACTGATCAGTTGGAAAGCTGCTCCGGGTGGGGGTACTACCGATTATGCCATTCACATTTTTCATGATGCGCTCATAAAAGGAAGTTATGCTTCTTTCCTGAATGCAGAAACAGAATTGCCGATGATGTATATGGAGGATGCGATCAGGGGGACCATTGAGCTGATGGATGCCGAAGCTTCAAAAATTTCGATCCGTTCCAGCTATAATTTTACCGGTGTAAGCTTTACACCTGAAATATTGGCGGCCGAAATCAGAAAACATATTCCGGAATTTACTTTAACCTATACCGAAAATGACCCGCGTCAGCACATCGCTAATGGCTGGCCGCGCTCTATTGACGATAGTTATGCGACCAAAGACTGGGGATGGAAGCCTGAATTTGATCTGGCTAAACTGACAACGGATATGTTGAAGAATTTAAAAAAATAG
- a CDS encoding YebC/PmpR family DNA-binding transcriptional regulator: protein MGRAFEFRKERKFKRWAKMAVQFTRIGKDIVMAVKESGPHPETNSRLRTAMQNAKAVNMPKDRVEAAIKRASDKSMANYEEIVYEGYAPHGVAVLIETATDNTNRTVANVRSYFNKTNGTLGKTGSLDFVFNRKSIFRFVPADDLDLEEMEFELIDAGLEELYVEADEDGNDIAVAQGPFESFGTLQKALEEKGIELKSAKLERIALSHHEVTEEQAADVLKLIDKLEEDDDVQAVYHNMAE from the coding sequence ATGGGAAGAGCATTTGAATTTAGAAAAGAAAGAAAATTTAAGCGTTGGGCTAAAATGGCCGTACAATTTACCAGGATAGGTAAGGATATTGTGATGGCTGTGAAAGAATCAGGACCTCATCCTGAAACCAATTCACGTCTGCGTACGGCAATGCAAAATGCGAAGGCAGTAAATATGCCAAAAGACCGTGTTGAGGCAGCCATTAAAAGGGCTTCTGATAAGAGCATGGCCAACTATGAAGAGATTGTTTATGAAGGCTATGCGCCACACGGTGTGGCCGTGTTGATTGAGACTGCTACAGATAATACCAACAGAACGGTTGCCAATGTGCGTAGTTATTTCAATAAAACCAATGGTACCTTAGGTAAAACCGGTTCGCTTGACTTTGTGTTTAACAGAAAATCGATTTTTAGATTTGTTCCTGCCGATGATTTGGATCTGGAAGAAATGGAGTTTGAATTGATTGATGCCGGACTGGAAGAGCTTTATGTAGAAGCCGATGAAGATGGGAATGATATTGCTGTAGCGCAAGGCCCTTTTGAAAGTTTTGGCACCCTGCAAAAAGCATTGGAAGAGAAAGGTATAGAGTTAAAAAGTGCCAAACTGGAGCGCATTGCTTTGTCGCACCATGAGGTGACGGAAGAGCAGGCGGCCGATGTACTGAAGCTAATTGATAAACTGGAAGAGGACGATGACGTTCAGGCAGTTTACCACAATATGGCTGAATAA
- a CDS encoding prolyl oligopeptidase family serine peptidase codes for MDSFKLILPLVLLFCAFSSKAQDLEKYDKGNFIKGTDSISYRILLPENFDDTKKYPILFFLHGSGERGNDNQKQLTHGGKLFLKDEVRKQFPAIIVFPQCSADSYWSNVDIKVNAASRREFIFQEKGKPSKAMHNLLAMVADFVGKPYVDKKRVYVGGLSMGGMGTFELLRRKPRLFAAAFSICGGDNVANVQKYQKVPLWIFHGEKDEVVPTVLSTRIADQLKVLGKPVKLTLYPEANHNSWDSAFAEPELLPWLFSHHK; via the coding sequence ATGGACAGTTTTAAATTGATTCTCCCTTTGGTTTTACTATTCTGCGCTTTCAGTAGCAAAGCTCAGGATCTGGAAAAATACGATAAAGGCAATTTTATCAAAGGTACAGATAGCATCAGCTACAGAATCCTTTTGCCCGAAAATTTTGACGACACCAAAAAGTACCCCATCCTTTTCTTCCTGCACGGAAGTGGCGAACGGGGCAATGATAATCAAAAACAGCTAACCCACGGCGGCAAGTTGTTTTTAAAAGACGAAGTCAGGAAACAGTTTCCAGCGATCATCGTTTTTCCGCAATGCAGTGCCGACAGCTATTGGTCTAATGTAGACATAAAGGTAAATGCGGCAAGCAGAAGGGAATTCATTTTTCAGGAAAAAGGCAAGCCTAGTAAGGCAATGCACAATTTGCTGGCTATGGTAGCCGATTTTGTGGGTAAACCTTATGTAGATAAGAAACGCGTATATGTTGGTGGCCTCTCTATGGGAGGAATGGGAACATTTGAATTGTTAAGGCGCAAGCCCCGCCTATTTGCCGCAGCCTTTTCTATCTGCGGAGGCGATAACGTAGCTAACGTACAGAAATACCAAAAGGTGCCGCTATGGATTTTTCATGGAGAAAAAGACGAAGTAGTGCCGACAGTACTTTCGACAAGGATTGCCGATCAACTAAAGGTATTGGGTAAACCGGTTAAACTAACGCTTTATCCAGAGGCGAACCACAACAGCTGGGACTCTGCCTTTGCAGAGCCCGAATTATTGCCGTGGTTATTTTCGCATCATAAATAG
- the bglX gene encoding beta-glucosidase BglX produces the protein MKLLPLLSLSLLLSIHISSAQQKKAAPPVNQKMNAFITSLMSKMTLDEKIGQLNLLTGGEATTGSVVSTDVESKIKKGQVGGIFSLTTPARIRKAQEIAVTQTRLKIPIIFGQDVIHGYKTTFPIPLALSCTWDMSLIEKTARTAAIEATADGINWTFSPMVDISRDPRWGRISEGSGEDTYLGAEIAKAMVKGYQGDDLSKYNTMMACVKHFALYGAAEAGRDYNTTDMSLDRMYNEYLPPYKAALDAGAGSIMTSFNDINGVPATANKWLMTDLLRKEWGFKGFVVTDYTAVNELIDHGLGDLQQVSALSLNAGVDMDMVGEGFLTTLKKSVQQGKVTQRRVDEACRLVLEAKYKLGLFDDPYRYCNEERAKTEILKPEHLQFARQAAAESFVLLKNENHTLPLKKSGTVALIGPLANTGANMPGTWSVNSDLANTKSLLAGMKAVVGDKVKILHSLGSNLLDDAAYQQRATMFGRTIPRDDRPEQEVINEALELAKQADVVVAALGESSEMSGEASSRTNLEIPAVQQRLLQALLKTGKPVVLVLFNGRPLVLNWEQQNVPAILNVWFGGTEAATAITDVLFGDVNPSGKLTTTFPQNVGQIPLYYAHKNTGRPLAEGKWFSKFRSNYLDVSNQPLYPFGYGLSYTTFAYSNLKLSKNSFKAGESVTASVEVKNTGTTAGKEVVQLYIRDLVGSSTRPVKELKGFQKISLNPGESKTISFQITENELKFYNADLKFVAEPGDFDVFIGGNSRDVMTDTFTLAK, from the coding sequence ATGAAACTCTTACCCTTACTTTCACTATCCCTGCTGCTGAGCATACATATCAGTTCAGCACAGCAAAAAAAAGCAGCACCTCCTGTCAACCAGAAAATGAATGCCTTTATCACTTCGCTGATGTCAAAAATGACATTAGATGAAAAGATTGGGCAGTTGAACCTGCTTACCGGCGGCGAAGCTACTACTGGATCGGTAGTGAGTACGGATGTAGAGAGCAAAATAAAAAAAGGGCAGGTAGGAGGCATTTTTAGTCTAACCACCCCAGCCCGTATCCGCAAGGCTCAGGAAATAGCCGTAACGCAAACCCGCCTCAAAATACCCATCATCTTTGGCCAGGATGTCATCCACGGCTATAAAACCACATTCCCTATCCCCCTGGCCTTATCCTGCACGTGGGACATGAGCCTGATTGAAAAAACAGCACGTACGGCCGCTATTGAAGCAACTGCCGATGGGATAAACTGGACTTTCTCGCCGATGGTCGATATTTCCCGCGATCCTCGCTGGGGCCGCATTTCCGAAGGATCAGGAGAAGATACTTACCTGGGCGCTGAAATTGCCAAAGCCATGGTTAAGGGCTACCAGGGCGACGACCTATCCAAGTACAACACCATGATGGCCTGTGTAAAACACTTCGCTTTGTATGGTGCGGCAGAGGCCGGCAGAGACTACAATACCACCGATATGAGTCTCGACCGCATGTACAACGAATATTTGCCACCTTACAAAGCGGCACTGGATGCCGGTGCCGGCAGTATCATGACTTCTTTTAACGATATAAATGGGGTTCCGGCCACAGCCAATAAATGGCTGATGACCGACCTGCTACGTAAAGAATGGGGCTTTAAAGGTTTTGTAGTAACTGATTATACTGCTGTAAACGAACTGATAGACCATGGTCTTGGCGATTTGCAACAGGTTTCGGCCCTTTCGCTAAATGCAGGTGTAGATATGGATATGGTTGGTGAAGGCTTTTTAACCACCTTAAAAAAATCGGTACAACAAGGCAAAGTAACACAGCGAAGGGTTGACGAGGCCTGTCGCCTGGTGCTGGAAGCCAAATACAAGCTGGGTTTATTTGACGATCCTTACCGGTATTGCAATGAGGAACGTGCTAAAACAGAAATTTTAAAACCCGAGCATTTACAGTTTGCCCGTCAGGCTGCTGCCGAATCGTTTGTACTGCTGAAAAATGAGAACCATACCCTTCCACTGAAAAAATCGGGCACTGTAGCCTTAATAGGTCCTTTAGCCAATACCGGGGCCAATATGCCGGGTACCTGGAGTGTAAATAGTGATCTGGCCAATACCAAATCGCTATTGGCAGGCATGAAAGCAGTTGTGGGCGACAAGGTTAAAATACTGCATAGCCTGGGATCTAACTTACTAGACGATGCCGCTTACCAGCAGCGCGCCACTATGTTTGGCCGTACCATACCGCGCGATGATCGTCCGGAACAGGAAGTAATCAATGAAGCCCTTGAACTGGCCAAACAGGCCGATGTAGTGGTTGCTGCTTTGGGCGAAAGCTCGGAAATGAGCGGTGAGGCTTCCAGTCGCACCAATCTGGAAATTCCGGCAGTACAACAACGCTTGCTGCAGGCCTTGTTAAAAACAGGCAAGCCCGTGGTACTGGTACTCTTTAACGGCCGGCCACTGGTATTAAACTGGGAGCAGCAAAATGTACCCGCCATTTTAAACGTATGGTTTGGCGGTACCGAAGCCGCAACAGCCATTACCGATGTATTGTTTGGTGATGTAAATCCATCGGGTAAGTTGACCACTACCTTCCCTCAAAACGTGGGGCAAATACCATTATATTATGCACATAAAAATACCGGAAGGCCACTAGCGGAAGGCAAATGGTTTAGCAAGTTCCGCTCCAATTATCTGGATGTAAGCAACCAGCCGCTTTACCCTTTTGGCTATGGTTTAAGTTATACCACTTTTGCTTACAGCAATTTAAAATTGAGTAAAAACAGCTTTAAAGCAGGCGAATCTGTTACGGCTAGTGTTGAAGTGAAAAATACCGGTACTACCGCAGGCAAAGAAGTAGTGCAACTGTACATCCGCGACCTGGTAGGCAGTTCTACCCGCCCCGTTAAAGAGCTCAAAGGCTTTCAGAAAATCAGCTTAAACCCCGGCGAAAGCAAGACGATAAGTTTCCAAATCACCGAAAATGAATTGAAGTTTTATAATGCAGATTTAAAGTTTGTTGCTGAGCCAGGTGATTTTGATGTATTTATTGGCGGCAATTCACGAGACGTCATGACAGATACATTCACACTGGCAAAGTAA
- a CDS encoding glucoamylase family protein: MLRSLFQDDDWINDTATSFSNIIMVQRNFFTILFLALTSCSTMVPQPVEAQKSNTKKLPVQLQIQKGLTDDQLLDLVQKQTFRYFWDFAHPVSGMARERSNTDFGYGNEVVTTGGTGFGIMATIVATERKWIDRENASAYLLKMVTFLSKADAYHGVFPHWLNGATGKTIPFSRKDDGADLVESSFLFQGLLTAKQYFNANNPVENELRNRITWLWDEIEWDWFTKGGEEVLYWHWSPNNGWAMNFPLRGYNECLITYVLAASATRYPVPAAVYHRGWAQSNFFINGKEFYGYKLPLGFDNGGPLFFSHYSFLGLDPRGLKDKYADYWEQNKNHTLVNRAYCLANPKQYKGYSEKSWGLTASDSWQGYAAHSPNEDLGVITPTAALSAFPYTPEYSMQALRYFYENLGSKIWSEYGFVDAFSEQHNWYAKSHLAIDQGPIIVMIENYRSGLLWKLFMSSPEIQKGLVKLGFTSPSLPSSSKP; this comes from the coding sequence ATGCTACGCAGTTTATTTCAGGATGACGATTGGATTAATGATACCGCCACCTCTTTTAGCAATATCATTATGGTACAACGCAATTTTTTTACAATACTTTTTTTGGCGCTGACCTCCTGCTCCACCATGGTCCCACAACCTGTTGAAGCACAAAAAAGCAATACGAAAAAACTCCCTGTACAACTGCAGATTCAGAAAGGGCTTACCGACGACCAGTTACTGGATCTGGTACAGAAACAAACTTTCCGTTATTTCTGGGATTTTGCCCATCCGGTAAGTGGTATGGCACGTGAAAGAAGCAATACTGATTTTGGTTACGGAAATGAAGTGGTGACCACCGGAGGCACCGGATTCGGGATTATGGCAACCATAGTGGCTACCGAGCGCAAATGGATTGATCGCGAAAATGCATCAGCCTATTTGTTAAAAATGGTGACTTTCCTTAGCAAAGCCGATGCTTATCATGGTGTATTTCCACACTGGCTAAATGGTGCAACCGGCAAAACCATTCCGTTTAGCCGCAAAGACGATGGTGCAGACCTGGTAGAATCCTCTTTCCTATTCCAGGGACTGCTCACCGCCAAACAATATTTTAATGCCAATAACCCCGTCGAGAATGAACTGAGAAACCGCATCACCTGGTTATGGGACGAGATAGAGTGGGACTGGTTTACCAAAGGAGGCGAAGAGGTGTTGTATTGGCATTGGAGTCCTAACAATGGCTGGGCCATGAATTTCCCTTTAAGAGGTTACAACGAATGCCTCATTACCTATGTACTGGCTGCCTCGGCGACCAGATATCCGGTACCGGCAGCAGTTTATCACCGGGGTTGGGCACAAAGCAATTTCTTTATCAATGGCAAAGAATTTTATGGCTACAAACTGCCCCTTGGCTTTGACAACGGCGGTCCCCTGTTCTTCTCACATTATTCATTTTTAGGTCTTGACCCAAGAGGGCTAAAAGACAAATATGCCGACTACTGGGAGCAAAATAAAAACCACACTTTGGTAAACCGGGCCTATTGCCTGGCCAACCCAAAACAATACAAGGGCTATAGCGAAAAAAGCTGGGGCCTTACCGCCAGCGATAGCTGGCAAGGTTATGCAGCACATTCGCCCAACGAAGACCTGGGGGTAATTACACCTACCGCAGCCTTATCGGCCTTCCCTTATACCCCCGAATACTCCATGCAAGCCTTAAGGTACTTTTATGAAAACCTGGGCAGTAAAATATGGAGCGAGTACGGTTTTGTAGATGCCTTTAGCGAGCAACACAATTGGTACGCCAAATCGCACCTGGCTATAGACCAAGGGCCAATTATTGTGATGATAGAGAACTACCGCAGCGGCTTGTTGTGGAAACTGTTTATGAGCAGTCCCGAAATACAAAAGGGCTTAGTTAAGCTCGGCTTTACAAGCCCTTCGCTGCCTTCATCGTCCAAACCATAA